The sequence CTGGAGCGAGCAGAGCAGTGGAACTCTTGAGCGCCCGATCCCTCTAGAATTCTTTGGAGATTTCGCTCTGTGATGCCACCGCCTGCATTACAAAGATTAAAGATCAAACTTGGTTTCATATTTTTGAACTCACATTATCTATTTACACTAGAGGAGAAAAATATTAACACTAACCTGGCATGATGGTAATTCTGCCTTTAGCCTGGAGGAGAAGAGTTACGAGTTAAAATGCAGGTATGGTGTAGCGGAACCTCTAAGGTTACCTAAATAGCATTCAGAATTTCTGCAACATTTTTCGGAAAACTACGCCTCTGAACCTAGCTGAGATAGGATCACCTGTGATCCTAAAGTGGACTAGCGCTAAAGAAAATTGATGGAATGAGGGCTGAGTGTGACCCCGTAACAGATTCATTCTATTTTCCTTTTCAAGGTCAACCAATGAGACCTTTGAGGGAGCACATACTTGTTCTACGAGACGCTTAATGAGAGGGAGACCCTCCAATGCAGAGTTTTCACAGCCACTGGTCAGCACGCGCTGGAAACCTAGCGACACCAGCGTTTCCAGGGCAACCGCTTCATCACAGACCATGTCAAAAGCTGGAGAATGCAAAAAGaacccaaaaacaaaacaataaatcaatatttgGTTTCCGCCCCAGTGCTATGGTAAAAAATAATGGAAGGTGAAATAAGCTTGAGCACAGTACCTCGGTGGAAAGTGACAGGTAAAGGACGAGCAGCAGCTAGAGAGAAAAGgagaacattttaatattaaaacttcaggttttatttattttttgataatctttgatttattttaatgattaaaacccTTACTCTCGTTTTGGATGCACGCTACTATGCTACTGAATTTTAATGTCAGTCTCATGGTGGTCCTTGGATAGCCAAATCTTTTTTGAGATGGTCGCTACTTCGTGTAATAAGTTGAAGAACCACTGGAATAGCAATTAAAATATCTGCACTATTCTGAGGTTTGGACCTTAGCACTCACATTCTGTGTGGACTCAGCGTGTTTGCTCCCTCTGCTTATGTGGGTTTCTCAAGTTGTATAGGAATTTCAAAAAGTTCAAGtgcaaatgcaattaaatgaAGACTCTAAACTGCTCATAGATATAAGAATGAGTGACAAAGCCTCTAGTCCAGGGTATACTCTGCTTCTTGCCCAAATTTAATCGGGACAGGTTCAGTCTCACCCACAACCTGACGATGGATGCTCGTAATATATCATAAATTAGAAGATATTCCAAATTATACAGGTTTACATTACCCAGAAAGTCCATACAGAGCTGTGCATCCACCTGCCCATCTTCCGTCAAGGCTCCCAACACAAATCCGTCAGCCCCGTGATTCTTCATCACCTCCACGTCTTTCATCATCACCTCCACTTCCCAGTCCGAGTAAAGGAAATCGCCTCCACGGGGACGAATCATCACATAGACTGGGATTTTGACCAATGTTTTTACAATCTGGAGTAGGCCTGTGTGTGTAGATTAATGAGTACATTTAATAGCCAATTGACCATTTTATGTCCCAAAAGAATGTTCTCACCAAGACTGGGAGTGAGCCCTCCTTCCATAAGACTACAACATAGCTCAAGTCGGCCAGCACCTGCCAGTAGATGACAGATTTCAGGAGGTCACAACATACAACTCAATTCCCTGTACCCTCTTATCACTTGCGTGCATATTTGGATGATGTCGTCAACCGATGACCTCTGCACTGTTATGTTCCAAACTCGTGTCTGATTTAATTTTAATCTCTACGTTCAAGTGGAACGACTCTTAGTATGTACTCGGGTTTCCAAGAATGCCATGTGattgttgtttatttcttaGATTGAAGCACACTCAACTAACGACTACCAACCTCCTCGTTCCGCATTGACGGCAGACTCCACGGAGTCCACACACACCTCCATTAGAAAGCCCTCTGCCATAATTATGCCAGATCGTTCACAAAGGAGACAAGAGTTCTTTGGTACTGATGTTTACTGTGACCGTGGAACTGGTGAGACAAATGGACATAAACTTAGGTTTACAAAACATGCACATcaaatacaaaagtaaaacataCATATCACTTTGGCCAGCAAGTGAACAATCGGGTACTTTACTTGAAGTGTTTGACTTCTTAACTTGATGATGCGTACGCGGTCAGGTTGTTTACTATCAAGCTGCTGCATAACGTCACACCGGGAGTGTTTTTACcggaaacaggaagtgcccaCGAAGTTAGCTTTACTTTCGGTTTATATCGCAACTTACTATTAACAATACACTGCTACAAACTAcgtaaaaataacacaaaatgaaaatatattcacacaaaaataatttgcgcATCATATAAAATCGattgaggaaaagaaaaggctCAGTGTTATGATGACGTCATGGGTTCAGAGTTGAAAGTTCAAGCCGGCGTTTTGCAACATGCTCGGCTAAATGCTTTCATAACATCTTCATCTGTGGCAAGATTCTTCTGCTTTGGTATAAATCAGAAATCCAATCATGTTACTAGCTTCTATAAGGACAACCTTACTAAATGGTTGCAGACGAACTGGGGGTGGAATTCACAGTAACGTAAGTAGATACTTATGGGCTAATTGCTAAAGTCTAGTTAGCCGAGAAGTGTGGTGGAAAAAGGTTATATTCAAAGTGAGAAATACCagtttttgaaataatttggTGTTAAATGTACTCGGGTTATTTACACGTAAAACCCAGATATAAGAATAACCCTACATGTGTGTCATGGACAGGGTGCACAGTACCGACAGTGGCTGGTGAGAAGGAGCCACAGCACCATCACAGCCGAGGCAGGGGCTTCGTCCTCCCCATCAGCAGCAGTCAGTGTTCCCAATGCAACCACAAACAGGACAGTTGGTCGCTGGTTACTTGGCTGCAGCGGTCTTGTTGTTGGTGCTGTTGTCCTTGGTGGCGTCACACGGTAAAAACAATGTACATGCTTGTCATCTGTGTGTCAAAGTTCTGTCATTTGATGATTCATTTACAGAATCTGTTGAATCAATCAGGCTAACCGAATCCGGCTTGTCTATGGTTGACTGGCATCTAGTGCGAGAGATGAAACCTCCACAGTCGCAGGCAGAGTGGGAAGCAGAGTTTTCCAAATACCAGCAGTTTCCCGAATTCAAGatgtaagattttttttttcttcttctgttaaTATCAAGGATTTTAAAAGTGCCAGACTGAGTTCATAAAACATGTACAATACGTGGGTGCTTTGACCCATATCACCTTTAAGCATCCATTATCCTCACAGAATGAACCATAACATGACTTTACCGGAGTTTAAGTTCATCTTCTACATGGAGTGGGGTCATCGAATGTGGGGTAGGCTTGTGGGACTGGCCTACATCCTCCCCACTGTGTACTTCTGGAGGAAAGGCTACTTCACTCGCTCCATGAAGGGGAAAGTGCTTGGGCTATGtggatttgtcttttttcaggTGAGTTGCACATCATGCAATCACTTCCATTAAAAGATGCATTAAcagaaattgtgtgtgtgtctcttttGTCAGGGCCTGTTGGGTTGGTACATGGTCAAAAGTGGTCTGGAGGAGAAGCCAGAGTCACATGACATCCCGCGAGTCAGTCAGTATCGACTCAGCGCCCACCTTGGTTCTGCCTTACTCCTTTACTGTGCCAGTCTGTGGACCGGCCTTAACCTACTTCTGCCTGCCCACAAGGTAATCTCTTGAATACGTAGATCTACCActctgcttttatttatgaatAACTGACTGCTGTTTTGTCCTTCTGCACAAGTTGGCGGAAACCAAACGCCTCATGCAGCTTCGGAGGTTTGCCAAGGGAACAGGTGGACTCGTCTTCCTCACAGCTCTTTCAGGTCAGCTTTGGAGAGAAatgtaccccccccccacgctcCATAAATATTGCTTATCATTTGAATGAGAGAAATATTAACTTATTGACTGTAACAATATTATAGATGAGTAAAgcatatttgcatttaaaagtaaaaacaacaaacaaggcattataaatatatttgaaattcgaaaaacataaatatggAAACTATTTTTAGGTTCTGCATTCTCAAACTATATTTTGCTcagaaaatccacttttttctcttgaaaaaaatcattcactCTTTACAGGTGCTTTTGTGGCCGGTTTGGATGCCGGCTTAGTGTATAACTCCTTCCCTAAAATGGGTGAACGTTGGGTCCCTGATGACCTGCTGGCCTTCTCCCCCACGCTCAAGAACTTCTTTGAGAACCCCACGACGGTGCAGTTTGACCACAGGATCTTAGTACGTCATATTACTCACATGGAGGATATCAAGTTTGCTTGCTTGTCTCACAAAATGTtgatgtctcttttttttcccccaggcaATCTCCTCTTTGACGGCCATCACTGGGCTGTATGTGTTCTCCAGAAGGATGCTGCTGCCCAGGAGAGCTAAGATAGCCATCAGCCTCCTCACAGCAATGGCATACGGACAGGTAGGCCCACACATAGCTAGACAAACGGCAACATTTTCATCTGGGCCTTTGTTCCCTAGGTTGCACTGGGGATTAGCACCCTTTTACTCTACGTGCCCACTCCGCTGGCAGCAACTCACCAGTCTGGATCCGTGGCGCTGCTCTCGCTGGCCATTTGGGTTCTGGCCGAGCTCCGGAAGATGCCTAAATAATGATGGAAGCATTCTGGATTTGCTACTTCTGAAGCTTGGGGAAATGGCAGgtttcttttcaaacaagCCACTCAAGAAGACAAATAAGATGAAACATCTATGCACACAATCTACAGCCATTTCttcaaaatgattcaaacTAGGGTATCGTGTTTCCTCAAATAGCGGATGTCCATTTTCATCTACGACAGATGTGTCATCCACAAATAAACGCCTCGCTCAAATTTGCCCATCTCTTTTCCTAtcagagaaaaaaagggaCATTAATCAGTTCAGTTCTTAGACGCTGTTGTTTTCACATCAGCATTGGTTTGACTTAATGGCTGAAAAAGTCTGTTGCTCGCAAAGCATTTAAACATTCCTGTGAAGATTTACTATTTGTTCTGACCCGTGTCCCTCGGTTCATTTCGCCTTAATAATCATATTaacttgttttaaaaatctgtGAAAAATGATTATAATATAACAATCATGAAATAAAACGTGAACTCTAAAGGGCATCCTTGGccactatttgaggaaataagACAACACAATTACAGCATTTAGTGTTCCAGCCACACAATTTCATGTTGGTTTGACTGGATTGTTTGTCAAGACTGAATTTCTGTTTATGAACCCACTTGCACATGCTTTGAATGCAATTATCAAGTTATATTTGTGTCTCCGTCACTTAACTGCCGAAGCTCTTGGAATTTTTACtgtataaaatgtttattgaaaTCATGATGTTCTTCTTGATGACAGTGATGATAAATTATGGAtagatgtttttattccttgaattatttcaataaaatgtACAGTCTTAAAACAACTGGAGTCCAGTTTGCATAGTAATTGTGAATTTTATTGTCTGtacaaaatatacatatttagAATTAACTATTTAGAGGCGCGCTAACAAAAATGGGTACAACAGACTAGtagatattttttaaaatcctaGACCAAGTACATGCGAAGAACAGAGAGCTTTGATTGTGAGAGCTGACGAGCGGCAAGGGCCAATCAGAGCTAAAACACTCGttggaaaaacattcaaattaatGCTAAAAGGTTGGAAGTGTTTATTAGGATTCAAAAATTTACTATGATTAGAATTCTTTCAATCACAGAAAAGTGATCATTATTGCTGTCTATTGTCCTCTCAATTTCTTTGTGCACttggatattttttaaaattaaagacattttggggggggggggggaaacagtaTATCATATAACCAACCTCCTATCACATCTCTGACTGGTCCTTGCCAATTACCAACATGGTCTTTCTTCAGATGTAGACGAAGTGGGTCTCCTCtcatgaatttttttctttggtgttCCAGAGAAAATTGGAGCAAGATGGGGGAGAGGTGGTGTTGGAAAATGTTGAGATTTTTCGCTCATTCACTAATTAAACATACatcttttttaattcacaaTGTGGCCTAATTCAGGAGTTTTCAAagtgtgagtgttttttttttgttgctttaaaGACCCTGCTATAATCACATGACTCATCTGATCACAAATTCACAAACACAGCCTGCAGTCTATTAAACTCCCCACAAATGTTTCATTAAAGGCTAGAACCAGTGGGGTGGTCTGTCAACTATGGTGCATGATAGTCAGGAGACACCTACAGCTAAGACGGATATGGTTTGAAAGGCCAGAAGTCATTGTCGCAGAATCACCTGAATGGAGAAGGGTGTTGTTCCCAGTCGATTCCTCCGTATAGGCAAGATGGAGACATCACGATCATTCTTGTTGCACATGCACTTTGCacaaggggtgggggggtgaggCACCTGTGGATGACCAGGAAACAGCAGACGGGCAAGCGGACTTTGGAGCGTGTCGGTAAATAACGTCATGGTCGGATATAGTGACATCATCATGCGATATTGAAATCCGTTCCGATCGAGTTTGAGCCTTGGAATCTTTGAGACACCCTGGAATCTCCCAGGAATGACGCATTTCCTCTCCCCAGGATTATGTGCGTCACATTCCCTTTTATTTCGCAGCGGCTCCACATGCACCAAGTCAGTGATGAGGTTTTGGTGGGCCGGCATCCTCACTTGGAGTGCCACCCCTCCAGCAGGAAGAGAAGAAGATGTGGAAATAGAAGAGGTTGGTGGGGAGGGCGAGGGTGTTGGGTTTGTGCTAGTGTCTGTGAGCCCGCTGCTTGCCTTCTTTTCCCCGTGTTCCTCCACACTGCCTGATGAGGAGTGGACTTCCATAGTTGCTTCTTCGTGGACTGTTGCTTCCCATCCAGAGGAGCTCAACACACACccactcacacatgcacacacatgcatacacacacacgcttcctCCTCCAACCCTGATTAATTTATccccccctacacacacacacaaacgctggGACCAGCACCCTTCCTGGTCCTTAGATGACATTGTCAAACAGCTGCATGGACTGCATGATGTTCTCATCCTGAggacaaaacaacaatttttcaGATGAAGCTATCAATCTACTATTCTATCTATCTCATTACATTAGTGATTGCCAGACAGTCTAGCTCGCCATCTATTCGTGCTTTACCTTTTTACACGACTCAATGAATTCCTCGATTGTAACCACTCCATCTTTATTtcgatccattttctgaaaggGGGCGAGAGGGTGGGGGAGACAGCAGCAGCCAGAGATTTAATCATCGCAAAAGAAATACTGCACATTGGCAATAATTCCTATTCGTTTGTTTGTTGACCTGGAAAAAGTTCTCTACATGCTCTCTGGGGGCATCATCCTGCATAGTGGGATACGTGTACTTCCCCATCATGTCGTAGATGGATGTCATGATGTCCAGCATCTCCTGCAAAGAGAAAGTACTGTGAGTGATGGGGAATACATTAGTGTAGATCCAAGCACCAAAACCAGAAGCTATCATTTGAGATCTGATGAGACAACATTAGAATTAGAATCTATGAACACagcaaaaatgtaaacaggCCAATACAGATATCTTTgtgaaaaatagtttttaagTTTATCCATAGAGGAATGATAATATATTACATGATTATTCAGTCCAAAATCAGCTTTGTAAATGGAAACATCATTATTGTAGCAGACTGTTTTGCATAATACAGACGTAAGGTTAATGAGCTGAGTGAATCTGATTAAATAattgacatgaaaaaaacagaGAGAAGAAAACGCACATCTTTGGTGATGCAGCCATCCTTGTTTAGGTCGTAGAGGTTAAAGGCCCAGTTTAAGCGGTCGTTAATGGTCCCTCTCAAGATGATAGACAGACCAAATACAAAGTCCTGACACAGTACGAAATATATTAGTACGAATCTTACAACAGCAACAGCATGCATATGTGACCAAGGGTGTCTGATAtagaaagaataaaaaaaataacctcaAAGCTAACCGAACCGTTCTTGTCAGTGTCAAAGGCTTCAAACAGGAAATGCGCATACGTACTTGAATCTGTAAAGATGCAGCACAAACGTAAATTAACTGGAAATTGAGATTAGCAACACGCGAGATATACAGCAGCGTATCTCAACACTCGCGTAGTGGAGGATTACTGTATATCCTTTGTGCCTCACCTCCCTGGGGAAAGAACTGTGAGTAGATGTTCTTAAAGTTGTCCTCATTCACTACACCACTCGGACATTCctggcaaataaaaagaaaacgatatagacaaataaataacttttctttataataataataatttattatttctgtttCCCAAAAGTTAGCATACATTTTTGAAGCCTCTGTAAAGAACCTGCAGCTCCTTCTTGGTGAACTTGGTTTGCTCCTGCAGCTTATCCATGCTTTCGGGCCGGTGGCACACGGTGGAGAGCTCAAAGTCATCTTCTATgctgtctgtgtgagacacacacactgtcgTGTTAGTATTACAACAAGCATGTAAGTCTATATCTCACGCAAAGCTAAAGTCACAGTATGATGACTACCAACTGAGTATTTAGGAAAAGCaagttgaaaaaagaaaaaaaatacaagctgaAACCAAGTTTTAGAGTGAGTTGAGGAGAAGCAGACAGTGCGATTAAAACTTGTGCAGACATCATAACCAGCAGACATTACACATTTTATTCTCACTCAACTCCGAGCTCGACCTCCAGATCCCATTACCTTTATAACCCATTCAAATGTACAATAAAAACTCTGTCGGTGTGCATAaatatctctctctctctattgcTCTAACAAATAAACATGCACATGCATCACTGGATAtgagctaggattttttttttttttgccgggCGGTGGAAGGGTCATGGGGAGCAgagtctgcaaaacaaacaatttttttttacaaaccccacaatttattttcatatgcTGGTAAAGAATAATGAAGTGTTTCCTGTAGAGGACATGTGGAAATAGGGGAAATTAAAATCCTGTAAAAGGGAAAAATATCCAAAAGTCACTTAGCTCCTGAGGGGTCCAAGCATATTTACCCCGCCACtgacatgcgcacacacacacatgctttcAGACACAGTATTTTCTCAGTCTTGCCATGTCCTAAATAGCAAAAAATCGGTCATGCGCACATTAAAGAGCTGACTGTCTCTGAACTAACTCTGgagctaaccaaaacagcaacatCTTGGCAAGCACTAAGAATGGAAACCTCTGCCAAGTtattaacaacaacaaactgcTTGCAGTCATTGTGGAGCtacagtcatttttttaaacacaaatacgaataattatatattaatACCAGAGTAAATTATTGAGAAAAAGTaaagtaaaattaaatattaaaatccaaaataaatgagGCCTCAAAGTATAAGGTTTACTTCCTTGGACTGAATAAAACACGAGGAGGAACATGACAACATTAGAAGCatgcaaaaagaaatgcatgaaataaaacaaaataaaggcccattttaattgaaatatCACACCCACGTTTGTTATTAGTATGTacaaaatattctaaatacTCCAATACAAATCCAACCCTGATGCACATTTCTGACACATGCCAGAAGAATGTGACTTTCCAGTAGAAAAGACCAACATCCACAGCTCATTACATCTTTTTGTACTTAAACCTCAAACAGGAATACTGAATAAAATCTGATGAATCTAAAtcgataaaaataaaatctaccTCTACATTTGTGAACATACAAACCTTTGGACACCATTTGCTTAATCTGAGGAGTGGGACATTtccgttaaaaaaataatgtaccagcaaaaacaaaaataatagcaGTGTGTATCTGTGTTCCCAACACTCCATATCGGGCATTTGAATATCCAATATGATGCTCAAGTGCTTTGTTAGGGCCACAGTGGCCAGAACATGTCAGCAGCAGTGAGGTATTCATCCCAGAGAGAGTCAGGACACATGAGGTCAAGTAAAAACGTGTATAGTCTGAAGGAGGACTTGCTTTGACTGATTGAGGGGGCGGCCGAGGGCGTGCAGCACGGCAGCAGCTTGAGGAATCGCTGCTTTatgctttttttgctttggctgTCGGAAGGATTGCCTGTAATCACCAACCATAGCACAAAGGTTAGAAACACCGCTTACATACAATGCAtgcgcaaaaacaaaacaaaaagcagacaCACGCTTACAGCATGCCAAAGACACACGAAAACACGCTGACATGCTCTGATTGCCTGCTGACCCGGCCAAGTAATGAGGTCCACATAAAACCTTAGAAAGCAATCCCACACTggataatataaatataatttcacTGGAGACTGACATTTAATTTGCAACACCAC is a genomic window of Syngnathus acus chromosome 15, fSynAcu1.2, whole genome shotgun sequence containing:
- the cutc gene encoding copper homeostasis protein cutC homolog, giving the protein MAEGFLMEVCVDSVESAVNAERGGAGRLELCCSLMEGGLTPSLGLLQIVKTLVKIPVYVMIRPRGGDFLYSDWEVEVMMKDVEVMKNHGADGFVLGALTEDGQVDAQLCMDFLAAARPLPVTFHRAFDMVCDEAVALETLVSLGFQRVLTSGCENSALEGLPLIKRLVEQAKGRITIMPGGGITERNLQRILEGSGAQEFHCSARSSRDSAMKFRNSSVTMGASLTVPEYSLKVADVSKVRTFNAIAQNIL
- the LOC119134412 gene encoding cytochrome c oxidase assembly protein COX15 homolog, whose protein sequence is MLLASIRTTLLNGCRRTGGGIHSNGAQYRQWLVRRSHSTITAEAGASSSPSAAVSVPNATTNRTVGRWLLGCSGLVVGAVVLGGVTRLTESGLSMVDWHLVREMKPPQSQAEWEAEFSKYQQFPEFKIMNHNMTLPEFKFIFYMEWGHRMWGRLVGLAYILPTVYFWRKGYFTRSMKGKVLGLCGFVFFQGLLGWYMVKSGLEEKPESHDIPRVSQYRLSAHLGSALLLYCASLWTGLNLLLPAHKLAETKRLMQLRRFAKGTGGLVFLTALSGAFVAGLDAGLVYNSFPKMGERWVPDDLLAFSPTLKNFFENPTTVQFDHRILAISSLTAITGLYVFSRRMLLPRRAKIAISLLTAMAYGQVALGISTLLLYVPTPLAATHQSGSVALLSLAIWVLAELRKMPK
- the LOC119134425 gene encoding Kv channel-interacting protein 2-like isoform X3, which encodes MHLFFRDKWEVEGLQTVGILLVVCSSLKLMHFLGLIDLTTADSIEDDFELSTVCHRPESMDKLQEQTKFTKKELQVLYRGFKNECPSGVVNEDNFKNIYSQFFPQGDSSTYAHFLFEAFDTDKNGSVSFEDFVFGLSIILRGTINDRLNWAFNLYDLNKDGCITKDEMLDIMTSIYDMMGKYTYPTMQDDAPREHVENFFQKMDRNKDGVVTIEEFIESCKKDENIMQSMQLFDNVI
- the LOC119134425 gene encoding Kv channel-interacting protein 2-like isoform X7 yields the protein MKNKNRESLTDSRDLDGSYDPLTDSIEDDFELSTVCHRPESMDKLQEQTKFTKKELQVLYRGFKNECPSGVVNEDNFKNIYSQFFPQGDSSTYAHFLFEAFDTDKNGSVSFEDFVFGLSIILRGTINDRLNWAFNLYDLNKDGCITKDEMLDIMTSIYDMMGKYTYPTMQDDAPREHVENFFQKMDRNKDGVVTIEEFIESCKKDENIMQSMQLFDNVI
- the LOC119134425 gene encoding Kv channel-interacting protein 2-like isoform X1; the protein is MKNKNRESLTDSRDLDGSYDPLTGNPSDSQSKKSIKQRFLKLLPCCTPSAAPSISQNSIEDDFELSTVCHRPESMDKLQEQTKFTKKELQVLYRGFKNECPSGVVNEDNFKNIYSQFFPQGDSSTYAHFLFEAFDTDKNGSVSFEDFVFGLSIILRGTINDRLNWAFNLYDLNKDGCITKDEMLDIMTSIYDMMGKYTYPTMQDDAPREHVENFFQKMDRNKDGVVTIEEFIESCKKDENIMQSMQLFDNVI
- the LOC119134425 gene encoding Kv channel-interacting protein 2-like isoform X5, whose translation is MSQCRKRCKRQLTKVARYLYRFLMGTLTQDSIEDDFELSTVCHRPESMDKLQEQTKFTKKELQVLYRGFKNECPSGVVNEDNFKNIYSQFFPQGDSSTYAHFLFEAFDTDKNGSVSFEDFVFGLSIILRGTINDRLNWAFNLYDLNKDGCITKDEMLDIMTSIYDMMGKYTYPTMQDDAPREHVENFFQKMDRNKDGVVTIEEFIESCKKDENIMQSMQLFDNVI
- the LOC119134425 gene encoding Kv channel-interacting protein 2-like isoform X4, with the translated sequence MLTLDGLEVIAVLVVMGLFIKVLEQFGMFEPVGGEDSIEDDFELSTVCHRPESMDKLQEQTKFTKKELQVLYRGFKNECPSGVVNEDNFKNIYSQFFPQGDSSTYAHFLFEAFDTDKNGSVSFEDFVFGLSIILRGTINDRLNWAFNLYDLNKDGCITKDEMLDIMTSIYDMMGKYTYPTMQDDAPREHVENFFQKMDRNKDGVVTIEEFIESCKKDENIMQSMQLFDNVI
- the LOC119134425 gene encoding Kv channel-interacting protein 2-like isoform X2 — its product is MHLFFRDKWEVEGLQTVGILLVVCSSLKLMHFLGLIDLTTAGKMNDSIEDDFELSTVCHRPESMDKLQEQTKFTKKELQVLYRGFKNECPSGVVNEDNFKNIYSQFFPQGDSSTYAHFLFEAFDTDKNGSVSFEDFVFGLSIILRGTINDRLNWAFNLYDLNKDGCITKDEMLDIMTSIYDMMGKYTYPTMQDDAPREHVENFFQKMDRNKDGVVTIEEFIESCKKDENIMQSMQLFDNVI
- the LOC119134425 gene encoding Kv channel-interacting protein 2-like isoform X6; the encoded protein is MTLSSPPCATGPKAWISCRSKPSSPRRSCRFFTEASKMYANFWETEIINYYYYKEKLFICLYRFLFICQECPSGVVNEDNFKNIYSQFFPQGDSSTYAHFLFEAFDTDKNGSVSFEDFVFGLSIILRGTINDRLNWAFNLYDLNKDGCITKDEMLDIMTSIYDMMGKYTYPTMQDDAPREHVENFFQKMDRNKDGVVTIEEFIESCKKDENIMQSMQLFDNVI